A region from the Triticum aestivum cultivar Chinese Spring chromosome 3D, IWGSC CS RefSeq v2.1, whole genome shotgun sequence genome encodes:
- the LOC123080041 gene encoding PTI1-like tyrosine-protein kinase 2 translates to MWRRCICCQAAEFDENENGRAKAKAPTNNVDGMKKGLKDSATVKAEPQDSAPSINIPVLSLDELIEKTDDFGAKALIGEGSYGRVYYAALDNGTKMAVKKLDATENEPISEFSTQVSLVSRLKHENFVDILGYCMERNLRIVAYEFATMGSLHDVLHGRKGVQGAQPGPPLNWMQRMKIAVDAAKGLEYLHEKVQPSIVHRDVRSSNILLFEDFKAKIADFNLSNQAPDMAARLHSTRVLGTFGYHAPEYAMTGQLTQKSDVYSFGVVLLELLTGRKPVDHTAPRGQQSLVTWATPRLTEDKVKGCIDPRLEGEYPPKGLAKLGAVAALCVQYEAEFRPSMSIVVKALSPLTLSRQTPPAPAAALDS, encoded by the exons ATGTGGCGTCGCTGCATTTGTTGTCAAGCCGCTGAGTTTGATGAGAATGAAAATGGGCGTGCCAAGGCCAAGGCCCCAACAAATAACGTAGATG GAATGAAAAAGGGTTTGAAAGATTCTGCTACTGTGAAAGCCGAGCCACAAGATTCAGCTCCCTCTATCAATATTCCTGTTCTATCTTTGGATGAATTAATAGAAAAGACTGATGATTTTGGGGCAAAGGCTTTAATAGGCGAAGGGTCTTATGGGAGAGTGTACTACGCTGCCCTTGATAATGGGACAAAAATGGCAGTGAAGAAACTTGATGCTACTGAAAATGAGCCCATATCAGAATTCTCGACTCAG GTTTCCTTGGTTTCAAGATTGAAACATGAAAACTTCGTAGATATATTGGGATACTGTATGGAGCGTAACCTTCGCATAGTAGCCTATGAATTTGCCACCATGGGGTCTCTGCATGATGTTCTACATG GAAGAAAAGGAGTACAAGGTGCACAACCTGGTCCACCACTTAATTGGATGCAGCGAATGAAAATTGCTGTTGATGCTGCCAAAGGACTTGAATATCTGCACGAGAAGGTCCAGCCTTCTATTGTACATAGAGATGTTAGATCCAGCAACATCCTCTTATTTGAGGACTTCAAGGCCAAGATTGCAGACTTCAATCTTTCAAATCAGGCTCCAGATATGGCTGCTCGGTTGCATTCTACTCGTGTGTTGGGAACCTTCGGTTATCATGCCCCAGA GTACGCAATGACTGGTCAGCTGACCCAGAAGAGTGATGTGTATAGTTTTGGGGTTGTTCTCTTGGAACTTCTGACAGGAAGAAAGCCTGTGGACCATACAGCGCCTCGAGGGCAGCAGAGCTTGGTTACATGG GCTACACCAAGATTAACCGAAGACAAGGTGAAGGGTTGCATAGATCCCCGGTTGGAGGGTGAATATCCGCCAAAGGGACTTGCAAAG CTTGGGGCGGTAGCAGCTCTGTGTGTGCAATATGAAGCCGAGTTCCGTCCAAGCATGAGCATTGTGGTGAAGGCTTTATCTCCCCTTACCTTGAGCAGGCAAACTCCACCTGCACCAGCAGCAGCTCTGGACAGTTGA